The sequence below is a genomic window from Chanos chanos chromosome 16, fChaCha1.1, whole genome shotgun sequence.
gtgtgtgtgtgtgtagatcttGGAATACAGTTGCATTATTAGCTGTAAGGCAGAGTATCCATGTTATCACCTGCTAATGCATTGTTTGTTCAGTACAGTGCAGTCGACTGGATGGCACTCTTCAGAAGATTCTGGTACATtaagttgttttctttggtttccTCTGAAGAATATgattgtggttttttttttttcaaaatgacacatGGATAATCTCTATTTTTATTGAAATTGATTTaatcatttcaaatatgtaAACAACCCAAGCTCTTAAGCCTCTCTGcccctctttcttcctctccctctctgtctctgtctctctctttctgtctctgtctctccctctctgtctctgtctctctctttctgtctctgtgcctctctgcccctctttcttcctctccctctctgtctctgtctctctctttctgtctctgtgcctctctgcccctatttttctgtctgtctgtctgtctgtctgtctgtctgtctctctgctccaaagtttcacttttttttgacccagttgtgtgtttttcttgttttacttttatattcattttattaatgtcttttccagtcttttcctcttccatcaaatctaatttgttttgttaagttttGATTATGTATGGATTACTTTTGGAAGATATTGTCATTCTTCCTCAGAAAATGGTGCACAAgtgtaaattctctctctctctctctctctctctctcgctctctctcagtctgtctttctgtatttgtgagcatgtgcgtgtctgcatATGTTTGCAGGTGAAGGTACTCTATAtggatgtgactgtgtgtgcgtgtgtgtgtgtgcgtgtctgtgtgtgtgtgtgtgtgcgtgcgcgtgtgtgtgcgtgcgcttgtCTGTGTTAAAGTGCTGACCAGCAAAAACAAGTTTTGACACAGGAGAGTTTGTTAACACTGGCGTGCAGGACGAGAGGAGTGGGGTGGAGTGAGGGATTAaaatcagagtggagaaatgacagagatATCACACAAGACACCTCTGTCAGATGATTCAGAGTGaatcataatctctctctctctctctctctctctctctctctttctctctcacacacacagacagttagCAACTCCATCTTCTAAACATCAAAAAGCCTTTTAAATCCCACACTGGCCTCTTCTATTGACACCCCGAGCAAAAGATTTCAGGAATTAAGTTTGGCCTTGAATAAACCCAAACGATTCGAATTTCGCACAGTCgcacagaatgaaaaaagtTTTCCAAATGGCATGGGTATATACCTTGGCAGAGACACGGGGCAGATACCAATCAGCGTCTGGGCAGGATGTTGTTTGCACTACCGTACATCAAAGCACAGGGCGAGAACAGATCAGTCAAAAGCCTCACAAAATATACAACAATGTCTACTGCAACACAAGACGGCAGCCTGCAACACGATGCAACATGTTCACATGGACactgttctggaacattccagcATGAGACCTGCCGTTTACGTGGCCTTTAGCGTGAACTCGGTTGAACTCTCTCTAGTCGATGAGGTTAGGGTGAATGGGTTTAGTTATATAATGATAAAAACTCAGACTTCGAATATCACAGCCAGATACATTTCCCATGATTCAATGCCTTGAggaataacagaaaaaaaaattaaattcgaataaatataaatatagcaTGATTTCCATgacaaattgattttttttatttccggagtatttaatatttataaaatgttatCAAGCTACTTCTAAAACCTTTTAATCAACGAGAACTGCAGTATACAATATAGCTGGAAGAAAACAAGCCTCGAACTTTCATTTGACAGCCAGTCATAATTTTCAAAACTTCCTCTCCAGTTAGATGAGAAATTTCTCCACCAGAGAGATGACAGGCACAGTGCCGCACACGGGGAAAGTTCCAGAAGCCGCTGTTGAGACAGTGCTAGGACCTTGTGTCTCAGGCTAACAAAACATCCAGTTATGTCAGGCTGTCCAAAGAACCTCCGCGCTGCTGAGACTGAATTGGCCGCAGTTACACGTCTGTTTGACGCCGAGGGGAGACCTTGTCTTGTACGTGACACCAGATTCTGTGCTTTCACAATGTTCACACGAAAGCTTACGAGACGAAACCCGAGGCTTCGACAGTTGTTTTGGCTCTCGGGACAAGAACATTCCAATGAAATGATTagagtgagaagagaagaggagaggagaggagaggagaggagaggagaggagaggaaaggaaaggaaaggaaaggaaaggaaaggaaaggaaaggaaaggagaggagaggagaggagaggagagaagagaagaggaaaacaagagagaggaggtgtagAGCATGAATGGCAGATGTTGAAGTCATTTTGGGAGTGTGGAGCCTGCTCCAGCTGCCCTGGTCATCAGAGGGTATGTAGGGAAGGGTATGGACTCCCACATCTGGACACGAGACTCAAACAAACGAAAAGCCAggaaagacaacacaaagcagaaCAGCACAGGGCACgggtgaggaaagagagaaagagaaaaagaagaagaagaagatggatctgtagacagaaagaaagatgaaggaTGAAGTATGTAAGGAgtccgacccccccccccccttccccaaccccaccacccacccgtgtctgtctctaacattgatgttttatgtgtgtgcatgttgttttaAGCACAGGTTGATCAAAAGGGACTCCAAATTTAACACCCACCCCcaaaccccaaccccaaccccatgTCTCCGGGCCGACAGgcgtaatctttttttttttttttcatattcaggCACGTTCCTCGCATGTctagctctgtgtttgtttgccgGAGTCTGATTCTACTTTTACCAtggcatacccccccccccaccaccccccaccctcgcCTACAGTATTTGAGTGAAGTCACCAGAACTTATGCGTAAAGACAGGAATCATTTTGGGCAGTAGAGGATGaatagagaaagggagggagagatgtttGCTCAAGGAATGATTGTCTGGGATGTTAGAACCAGAGAATGAGAGGCAGGGTgaagaagagagggatggggagagagagagagagagagagagagtgaaagagagaggcgaTAGAGAGCAGCGGACATTGAGAGCAGTCAACATTTCCATGTTCTaactgtctccgtctctctccctccttttgcGTATTCTCTTTtccgtctctccctccttctgtcgATTACtcatcttctgtctctctctctctctctccacctctctctttccttctttctgttgtTCGCCTCTTTTAtatctaattttttttacatttgctttGACTGGTTTGGGTTGGATGTGAGCTGACCAAATACCAAAGTCCTGAAGTCAAcaaaacacacgtgcacacgttttctgtctctctcactgttgatctgtcattcattctctccttttctcatttgttctctctctctctctctctctctctctctcacgctctctctctctctctctctctctctctcacgctctctctctctctcactctctctctctctctcctcctcctcctgtttcctgtttatgtTTATACCGGTGAAGACGTTGTTTAATATCTCCATGACCAAATAAACCACTGTTcaaccacacaaaaacaacagaactgcTCCTAAAAACTAACCAATCCACCACTTTCCACTTCTGAATGCATGAGTCACCCAGGCCAATGGCCTGGGtgtttcaaaacacttttttttaaaaatcaacaatcactctcttttccccctctcaaaCACCAAAGAAAAATAAGCACTTCTATACAAATTTGATAATTTACGGAGTAGACATCGGAATATGTTGCTACTGTGTTACTAAATACTCACATTTACCTTGTAGTACTGGCACTACATCCCACTCCACTGCTTTATTACACATGTGACACACTATAACATGTCCCATTATAACACACTGCACCATTCTTCACTAccccaaaccaaaccacactacactacaatactctTTACTACTCCAAGCCACAGACTgtaccacatcacactacaccacactacaccacaccacaccaccacattacactacaccacactataccacactacaccacactacactacactataccacattacactacaccacactacaccacacaccacatcacactacaccacactacactacactacactgcactgcaccacaccacactacactacagtacactacactacactataccacactgcactatTACACTACAGCCAtagtctaaaggttagagaaccgagcttgtgactggagggataccggtttgattcccaggcccgacatccacggctgtgtgcccttgagcaaagcacttaacccgaatgctcactgctcctgcgtctggtgtgtgtgtgtgttcactactggtgtgttggatgggttaaatgcagaggacaaattcactgttcacagtgtgtgtgtgtgtaatcacggaaacttacattttaatttacttACACTACAccgcactgcactacactacactataccacacacaccgcactgcactacactacactgcacaacacaacactacactacactacactgcactgcaccacaccacactacacaatacCACACTAAACTACACCGCACcgtactacactacactataccacactacactgcacaacaccacactacactacactgcactgcactacactataccacactacactgcacaacaccacactacactacactgcactacactataccacactacactgcacaacaccacactacactacactgcactacactataccacactacactacactacactgcactacactacactgcactacactataccacactacactgcacaacaccacactacactacactgcactacactataccacactacactacactacactgcactacactataccacactacactacaccacaccgcactacactacactataacacactacactgcacaacacaacactacactgcactacactacactacactacactataccacactacactacactacactacactataccacactacactacactataccacactaaaCTACACCGCAccgcactacactacactataccacactacactgcacaacacaacacaacactacactgcactacactacactacactataccacactacactacactataccacactaaaCTACACCGCAccgcactacactacactataacacacaacactacactacactacaccgcaccacactacactacaccacactacattTCAGTTCACTATgctacatttcatttcattacctTATACTGTACTAAATGcgttatataacactaacaaaattttcacaaacatttattttaaatggtaaACTCAACAAATCTCCCAGtccgtctctctttcattaGTGCATGAatcgctctcactctcttcccttGGCTGCTAtgctatctctgtctctctgtgtttgtctccctgtctctctgtgtttgtctccctgtctctctctcttcatctgtctaTTTTGGTTTATTTGCTCTCCTCTAAACACCACATTCCAGACTCATAATTTTCCCCTGTGTGGGCCCAGTTTTCATGAGCTCAAAGACGGGACACGTTGGTAAGACTATCCAGGTGTGACGTTTAGTAAAAGCAGATATCTGAAAGGTCGgagtgtttgcatgtttgaGTGGGTCTGGGTGTGACAGAGGTACAGATAGCAGAGATGTGAATCATGTTTGTGATGTTCGATCTGTTGTGTAATACTGAGAGATTGCTAACACAATGTAtttactgtaagtgtgtgtcattgttttgGGGATGATGCTCACTAACAGGCAGGAGCCTGTGCACCTCTCATATCAGATATGTGTTCACTTATGGCGTAACAGGtaaacctgtttgtttgtgcaaaaGCCTGACTCTATCTGTCTTCCTGtccatctgcctgtctgtctggttgcctgtctgtctgtttacctgtctgtctgcctgcatgtatgtctgtctcactgtctgtctgtctggttccctgtctgtctacttttctgtctgtctatccatatggctgtctatctgtttggctttctgtctgtctttttcaagTGTCTTTGGGTCAGTGGGTTAAGCCTTCATGCCAAGAACTAGAAGGTTTCTGGTTTTATTCCAGCTGGGAATGTCATACTGGTGTGCTGTAAATTCCAGTGTtaccactcctctgtctgtgactgCTTATGCCCTGATAATGGCCCAGTTGTGGTTAAATGGAAATATTCATAATAAACTACAGTAGCTGTTGGCAGGAGTGAAGCGAAAGTGAATTGAGGGAAATGCTGGTTAAACgaagctggggaaaaaaagttgtaaaGTTGTTTCATTGGGATGACTGTCAGTGATAACAGTAAAGAATGTCCTAAGAGGACAGACCAACAGTAcaatataaaagaaaagaaaaaaaccccatataaTTACTTTGATATGAATAGGGAAAGTTGTGATAAAAAAGGCTTACTTTGGGGAGATATGATGGTGGCAGTGGTGGGTTAGTTGGAtgatatactctctctctctgtctctctctctctctctctctctctgtttgtcagagGTCTGTTTTGCTTCATGTGtcctcactgactctctctctctgcagacgagaaacttcagtgtttttgttgttgttgaggagagtgaaagacagggggagaaagagaaggagagagtgagctAATAGTTGTCCTTATTGAGTAGGTGGAAAAGGCCTGATagaggaagggaggagagagagagagagagagagagagagagagagcaggagaggggtAAAGAGGGAGGGGGTAGAGGTAGAAggagggggtagagagagagagagatttataaaAGCTTGGGAATTCTGTATTAAGAAATACTCACAGAAATAGTGtgcaggtgaaagagagagacaaataataggaagagagagagagagagagcgcgaaagagagaaatcttCACACGCTTCAACTTTTCAACTCTTTCACCTTAAGGTAAGCAACCGGCTACCCTAATACGACAATTTGCCTGCTGTTTCACAGCATAGAAGTTAACAACTCAAATTAATacagcatattttaaaaaaaaaaaacaaaaaaaaaaacaaaaacaaatatatttgagGCATTTGACTGCTCAGATATACCAGAAAACACCTGTAATACATTGGCAGGGAATTTCAGTCTGCATTAACTGgggttttatttgaatttcagaAGGTTTGCATTTGCTGGGATCTCACTTAGCCTATTGGCTGAGtattgtaatataatgtaatataatgggACTCTGATAGGAGTAACGCCTCCACGTTGGCAGAGTAactagtgttttgttttttgttttttgccgcACTGACACTGCACTCAGATCAGACTTAGCATATCATTAGCCTCCCCCCCATGTGCTTTCACAGTTAGCGCGGCCAACCACTAGCCGCTAACCACTGACCACTAACCGCTAACCTAGAGGATAAACATAGGCACTCTGATATTACACTGCACCTCAAAACCAGCACATCTTAAGATGCACGAGCCCAACTTAACGCTtcgtaaaaagaaaaaagaaaaaaagaaaaaggaaatgaaaaaaagctcTCATGAACCTCTTTgcggggttttgttttgtttttttgtgtgtgtgtgtgtgtgtgtgtgtgtgtgatttggcgACAGACAAATTGCTGCTAATTGCTCGTTGTTTAAATTCATTCACGGTCTCAGGTATTTCCTTATTTCTtttagggaagaaaaaaaaaagaaaaaaaattcaaagttaAAGATCCTTACAAACTGTGTGCTATCTTAATTATTGAAGTGACAAAAAGAGAATCCTgtatttttgctttatttttacagccccccccccctcccctcccccccaacatATTCATGTTTGTGGGACAAAACATGAATATGTTGAAATTAGAGTATTTTAAGCATGTCCTTAGCCTGTTCAGGCATACTGTAAGAGGGAGGGTCATTTTGGAGTCAGGTTATGGAGTGTTTTGAGCTGAAGGTTTCATGTGACATTTTCCGATGCAGAGAGCCCATTGCTGTCTACCTGCTGGGCTCCACACCGTTTCCAGATGACTGTTAAAAACTGAAAGCAGACAGCCATGTCAGCAcgcgcatacatacatacacacacgcacacacacacacacacacactcgacaTGGTCTAACGagaatgcttgtgtgtgcggCCCAGAACCCCTGACTGGCATAGCGTTGGCTGAGAGAGGGGCAGGGGGTGAGGGCAGCTCAGTGTGCCAAAATGCCAGCCAAGGCTTATAAACAGAGAAGAGTGCagtcagggagtgtgtgtgtgtgtgtgtgtgtgtgtgtgtgagagagagagagagagagagagagtatgtgtgtgcgtgtgtatgtgtttgtgtttgcgtgtgatgCGGGCAGAGTAATGGAGCGCGTTTGAGCAGGTGTGTATCACCtcaaaagaaacatgtttttcgcgtttgtctttcattctgttttcctcacgacattcttttcttttatttcgtgatccctctttttctctgtctgtctctctttttctttctttctttctttctttctttctttattcctttattCTCTCCATCAATCTTTTTGTCTGTTCCTTATTCTCTCCTGGAAACGTGCATCACACCCTGCCTGCTGCATGTCTCCAGAATAAACAGGATTATATACACAGAGTATATAATGTGATAAATGTTCAGAATTATTGGAAATAAACTAGGTCACGTCTTGAGAGCCCAAACATATTGTGTTAAATGTGCAGTTTAGAGACAGTTATATTTGCCTGGAATGTGGTTGGTTTGCAGCTGGGTTGGCTGCTACTTCAGCCACAGACCAACggatacaacaacacacaccacctgatctcacactcactcacacacactctctctctctctctcactctctctctctctcgctctctctctctcactctctctctctctctctctctctcactctctctctctctctctctctctctctcgctctctctctctctctctctccaagccTCTCTTCATGTTGAGTATTTTGCTGCCCCATTTacacagatgtgtatgtgtgtgtgtgcgttctctctctctctctctctctctctctctctctcgctctgcagacagactgactggagTCATGAAAACTGTATTCCAGTGTACCGCACTGTGTGCACTCCTGGTCGTCTCCATCTGCTACGGTacgcctcacacacacccacacactctcccaTACACTCCCCAGCCGCCTGTCAACTTTTCAGCAAAGTGCTAACTTTAGCATCCTCTCGCCGGACTGTACTTTGTGTAGGCCAATGATGTCATCCAATCAGAACTCAATTATCAATCTTCCTCTCCCTACAGACTCAGAGGAGAGCCATGAATCCTTTGAAGGTAAACCCTGATTACATACGTACTCACGCATATTGTATCTATCACAGTTAATTAATGATAATTAATCATACTACTACTTCTGCTACTACTActggtagtagtagtaataataataataataataataataataataataataataataataataataacaacaacaacaacaacaataataatgatcatCTTTTACATTCTAATTACATTACAAAATATCGTCATGTAATGTTATTAATtatgtaattacattacattatacagtgtaattattattataattattatatacgtaattacagtttttttcatgttgtagAAAGCTGGCTTGTAGATCAACTTTGCTCTGAATTATTAATAGTTCGTCTTGAGTGATCATTAATTTTCTTAATTACAGATATATTTGTCAATTCTTACCGAGCCAATTCCTTCATGAGTCCACCCAGGGGCAGTGGCCACAGTAACTACTACTATAGACGGTAcgtgtgctcacacacacacacacacacacacacacatatttacacacacacacacgcacagagagagagagagggttcagCATCAACTTGATCAAagtttgaattgaattgaaaaagACTGACAATGATACTAAGATTGCatatacattctctctctctctctctctctctctcacacacacacacacacacacacacatacacacacacacacacgcattcacactcATAGTGTTCATTTGTCTCTGGTCATTCAGTGGAACATCACTGTAACGTCGTAATTTCACTCACTGTATCCAGGAAATTTCTCTTTACTCCTCTGCTACTGTTCAATTAACACTGAACtaacccctctctgtctctgtctcgctctctctctctctctctctctctcactcactctttctctctgtatcacaGGAAGGTGAAATCGCCGGCTGAAGTTCGTGCCGAGATTTGTGAGGATTATATTCCATGCAGTATTTACGCCCATCAGTATGGATCCCAGCTGGCATACCACAAATTCTTTGGCGCCAGACAAGCCACcgccagcaacaacaacaacaacagcggcCGAGGAAGACAGATCAATCGCTACTTTTGAGTGTGGTGTCGTTGCTTTTATGTTCACACATGTCATAATCATTTCATTACATTGGGCAACAATTAATCCTTCATATAAAACATGTCACTGGTTTCATTTTGAAGGTTGAAACAACCTTAGCTATGCAACAAATAGTTAGGATTTCGATTTTCAAGGCAATATCCTTGTAATCATATACTTGTTGGCATTAAATATATGTAGTAAAATACGGAATAGGTTACGTATATATGTGTTTAATATTATAACCACCCATTAATTGCTGTTTtcatacacactgcacaaaccTGTAGCCTAACATCTGAGTTCAAGTGTCCGTTTCGTCGCAGGTTTCCGATAGACACAA
It includes:
- the mgp gene encoding matrix Gla protein; protein product: MKTVFQCTALCALLVVSICYDSEESHESFEDIFVNSYRANSFMSPPRGSGHSNYYYRRKVKSPAEVRAEICEDYIPCSIYAHQYGSQLAYHKFFGARQATASNNNNNSGRGRQINRYF